From the Brachyhypopomus gauderio isolate BG-103 chromosome 5, BGAUD_0.2, whole genome shotgun sequence genome, one window contains:
- the flncb gene encoding filamin-C isoform X5, producing MMSNNTYYEQQPLYYQGTDHGEEEEEMPATEKDLAEDAPWKKIQQNTFTRWCNEHLKCINKKIVDLQKDLSDGLKLIGLLEVLSQKKMYRKYHARPNFRQMKLENVSVALEFLEREHIKLVSIDSKAIVDGNLKLILGLIWTLILHYSISMPMWEDEDDEDAKKLTPKQRLLGWIQNKVPQLPINNFHRDWRDGKALGALVDNCAPGLCPDWEMWDPSQPVENAREAMQQADDWLGVPQVIAPEEIVDPNVDEHSVMTYLSQFPKAKLKPGAPLRSKTLHPKLAKAYGPGIEPRGNMVLRPAEFMVETVEAGLGEVLVYIEDPEGHTEEARVIPNNDKNRTYSVVYVPKVEGLHKVKVLFAGQDINHSPFLVEVSRSLGDPSKVQARGPGLEPVGNVANKPTYFDIYTAGAGAGDVGVIIVDSQGRRDTVEIVLENRGDSVFRCTYGPVLEGPHVVYVTFAGQQIPRSPFSVHISEAPPSSVPAGSPVQIIPQSIRTPPSEKAKKVPPPTPPKPRRPTSNPNACRAIGRGLQPKGVRVKEVADFKVYTRGAGSGDLRVLIKGPTGGDEPVKVRDLGDGVYECDYYPIFAGKYTVIITWGGHTIPRSPFEVLVSEEAGAQKVRAWGPGLETGMVGKSADFVVEAIGTEVGTLGFSIEGPSQAKIECDDKGDGSCDVLYWPTEPGDYAVHVICDDEDIKDSPFMAHILPAANDVFPEKVECYGPGLEPTGCIVNRAAEFTIDARGAGRGELRIYAQDSEGFPIDIQITDNGDSTFFCVYMPTKPIKHTIIITWGGVNVPNSPYRVAIGEGSHPENVKVYGPGVEKAGLKAGEPTYFTVDCSEAGQGDVSIGIKCAPGVVGPAEADIDFDIIKNDNDTFTVKYTPPGPGRYTIMVLFADQEIPISPFRIKVDPSHDANKVKAEGPGLCKTGVEVGKPTHFTIYTKGAGKATPEVHFTGALKREAVTDFEIIDNHDYSFTVRYTAIQQGNMSISVSHGGDPIPRSPFTITVAPSLDLSKVKIQGLNTKVDVGKDQEFTINTRGAGGQGKVDVKITSPSRRPIPCKVESGTANEVHTVKYIPPEEGPYKVDISYDGNPVPGSPFTVEGVMPPDPSKVRAYGPGLKGGTVGKPAPFAIDTKGAGTGGLGLTVEGPCEAKIECQDNGDGSCSVSYLPTEPGEYAINILFADAHIPGSPFKATVQSVFDPSKVTASGPGLERGKVDEASRFTVDCSKAGEAELTIEIISDSGAKVEVHVQNNSDGTYSITYIPPFHGIYTITIKYGGHAVPKFPARVQVDPSVDTSGIKVYGPGVEPKGVLKEVTSHFIVDTRAHNKMGGNHIKVRIVNPSGVNTEAYVTDVGDGTYRVEYTAYEDGVHLIEVLYDDVSVPKSPFRVMVTEGCDPSRVRAYGPGLEEGLVNIPNRFTVETRGAGTGGLGLAIEGPSEAKMSCKDNKDGSCSVEYIPFTPGDYDVNITFGGLPIPGSAFRVPVRELVDPSKVRCSGPGLGNAVRAHVPQTFTVDCSKAGLAHLEVLLYGPSGAAEPVSVTDNGDGTHTVIYTPAKDGPYTVCVKYADQEVPRSPFKVKALPAHDASKVRASGPGLNASGVPASLPVEFTIDARDAGEGLLTVQILDPEGKPKKANIRDNRDGTYTVSYVPDMAGRYTITIKYGGDEIPYSPFRIHALPSGDASKCLVTVSIGGHGLGSGLGSTIQIGEETVITVDAKAAGKGKVTCKVSTPDGAELDVDVVENSDGTFDIYYTAPEPGKYVITIRFGGEQIPNSPFHVVASEERVTAMNGMEPMLRPFHLLIPFTVQKGEITGEVRMPSGKTARPHITDNKDGTVTVKYAPTEKGLHEMDIKYDSNHIPGSPLQFYVDAINSGHVTAFGPGLSHGTVNKPAVFTIVTKNAGEGGLSLAVEGPSKAEISCKDNKDGTCTVSYLPTAPGDYNIIVKFDDKHIPGSPFTAKITGDDSMRTSQLNVGTATDVSLKITETDLSSLTASIRAPSGNEEPCLLKRLPNRHIGISFTPKEVGEHVVSVKKSGKHVTNSPFKIMVGQSEIGDASKVKMFGKGLVEGRTFEVAEFIVDTRSAGYGGLGLSIEGPSKVDINCEDVEDGTCRVTYCPTEPGTYIINIKFADQHVPGSPFTVKVLGEGRMKESITRRRQAPSIATVGSTCDLNLKIPGNWFQMVSAQERLTRTFTRSSHTYTRTERTEFSKTRAGETKREVRVEESTQLGADPFRDVFGGFMGRDNMGPFSGAQARQPEGETSTQEMTALVTSPSGRTGDGEIVEGEDSTYSVRFVPQEMGPHTVSVKYRGQHVPGSPFQFTVGPLGEGGAHKVRAGGTGLDRGVAGVPAEFSIWTREAGAGGLSIAVEGPSKAEISFEDRKDGSCGVSYVVQEPGDYEVSIKFNDEHIPDSPFIVPIATLSSDARRLTVTSLQEMALRVNQEASFAVQLNGARGVIDAKVHTPSGAVEECYITELDNDKHAIHFTPRENGVHSIHVCFDGGHIPGSPFKIRVGEPGQAGDPGMVSAFGPGLEGGTTGIPSEFVVNTCNAGSGALSVTIDGPSKVKMDCQECAEGYKVTYMPMAPGSYLISIKYGGPQHIVGSPFKAKVSGARLSGGHSLHETSSVLVETVTKSSTTAGSTFSSLPKFSSDASKVVSRGAGLSTAFIGQKNIFTVDCSKAGTNMLMVGVHGPKAPCEEVYVKHMGNRMYNVTYTVKEKGDYILIVKWGDEMVPGSPFRVTVP from the exons ACAGTAAAGCCATCGTGGACGGGAACCTGAAGCTCATCCTGGGCCTGATATGGACCCTCATCCTGCACTACTCCATCTCCATGCCCATGTGGGAGGATGAGGACGATGAAGACGCCAAGAAGCTCACTCCCAAGCAGCGTCTGTTGGGCTGGATCCAGAACAAGGTTCCCCAGCTGCCCATCAACAACTTCCACCGCGACTGGAGGGACGGCAAAGCCCTGGGAGCCCTGGTGGACAACTGTGCCCCTG gTCTCTGCCCGGACTGGGAGATGTGGGACCCCAGTCAGCCTGTGGAGAACGCCCGAGAGGCCATGCAGCAGGCTGACGACTGGCTCGGGGTGCCACAG GTGATAGCTCCCGAGGAGATTGTGGACCCAAACGTAGACGAGCACTCCGTGATGACCTACCTGTCCCAGTTCCCCAAAGCCAAGCTGAAGCCAGGAGCCCCGCTGCGCTCCAAAACCCTGCACCCGAAGCTGGCCAAGGCTTATGGGCCCG GCATTGAGCCCAGAGGCAACATGGTGTTAAGACCGGCTGAATTCATGGTGGAGACCGTGGAGGCAGGACTCGGAGAAGTGCTGGTGTATATCGAGGATCCTGAGGGTCATACAGAAGAG GCCAGAGTGATCCCCAACAATGACAAGAACAGGACCTACTCCGTCGTTTATGTCCCCAAGGTGGAGGGACTTCATAAG GTGAAGGTGCTCTTTGCTGGGCAGGATATTAATCACAGCCCTTTTCTAGTGGAAGTATCAAGATCGCTAGGAGACCCCAGCAAAGTACAAGCGCGTGGCCCTGGTTTGGAGCCAGTGGGGAACGTGGCCAACAAGCCCACCTACTTTGACATCTATACGGCAG GCGCAGGCGCTGGGGATGTCGGGGTGATCATTGTGGACTCTCAGGGACGCAGGGACACGGTGGAGATTGTCCTGGAGAACAGAGGGGACAGCGTCTTCCGCTGCACCTACGGCCCCGTGCTTGAGGGCCCTCACGTCGTCTACGTCACGTTCGCTGGCCAGCAGATACCCAGAAGCCCCTTCAGTGTCCACATCTCCGAGG CTCCTCCCAGCAGTGTTCCGGCCGGCTCCCCGGTTCAGATAATACCCCAGTCTATTCGCACGCCGCCCTCTGAAAAGGCCAAGAAAGTGCCCCCCCCAACGCCGCCCAAACCCAGGCGACCAA CGAGTAACCCGAACGCGTGTCGTGCCATCGGTCGGGGACTGCAGCCCAAGGGCGTCCGTGTGAAGGAGGTGGCGGACTTTAAGGTGTACACGCGAGGAGCTGGGAGCGGGGACCTCCGCGTGCTCATCAAAGGCCCAA ctggggGAGATGAGCCCGTGAAGGTGCGCGATTTAGGTGATGGAGTGTACGAGTGTGACTACTATCCCATTTTCGCTGGAAAATACACTGTGATCATCACCTGGGGCGGTCACACCATCCCACGCAG tcctttCGAGGTGCTGGTCAGTGAGGAAGCAGGAGCTCAGAAGGTGAGAGCGTGGGGCCCAGGCCTGGAGACCGGGATGGTGGGCAAGTCCGCTGACTTTGTGGTGGAGGCGATCGGCACGGAGGTGGGGACCCTGG gattCTCCATTGAGGGCCCATCACAAGCGAAGATTGAATGTGATGATAAGGGTGATGGTTCCTGTGATGTTCTTTATTGGCCCACTGAGCCTGGCGACTACGCTGTCCACGTGATCTGTGATGACGAGGATATTAAGGACAGCCCCTTCATGGCCCACATCCTCCCTGCAGCCAATGACGTCTTCCCTGAGAAG GTGGAATGTTATGGGCCGGGCCTGGAGCCCACCGGCTGCATTGTAAACAGAGCAGCAGAATTCACCATCGACGCCCGAGGTGCAGGCCGGGGAGAGCTAAGGATCTATGCCCAG GACTCAGAAGGCTTCCCCATTGACATCCAGATCACCGATAACGGCGACAGCACCTTCTTCTGCGTTTACATGCCCACCAAGCCTATCAAGCACACCATTATCATCACCTGGGGAGGGGTCAACGTGCCAAACAGCCCATACAGG GTGGCCATCGGGGAGGGCAGCCACCCAGAGAACGTGAAGGTGTACGGGCCGGGCGTGGAGAAGGCTGGTCTGAAGGCTGGAGAACCAACGTACTTCACCGTGGACTGCAGCGAAGCTGGTCAAG GAGACGTGAGCATCGGGATCAAGTGTGCTCCCGGCGTGGTCGGTCCCGCCGAGGCCGACATTGACTTTGACATCATCAAGAACGATAACGACACCTTCACCGTCAAGTACACTCCCCCCGGCCCGGGACGATACACCATCATGGTGCTGTTTGCCGATCAG GAAATACCCATCAGCCCCTTCCGCATTAAAGTGGATCCCTCCCACGATGCTAATAAAGTAAAGGCAGAGGGACCGGGACTCTGCAAGACTG GCGTGGAGGTGGGCAAGCCGACCCATTTTACGATCTACACTAAAGGGGCAGGCAAGGCCACGCCCGAGGTGCACTTCACCGGCGCTCTGAAAAGGGAGGCGGTCACCGACTTTGAGATCATCGATAACCACGACTACTCCTTCACCGTGCGCTACACGGCGATACAGcag GGCAACATGAGTATCTCCGTGAGCCATGGAGGAGACCCCATACCCAGAAGCCCCTTCACCATCACAGTGGCTCCTTCCCTCGACCTCAGTAAGGTCAAAATCCAAGGACTTAACACAA aagtagATGTTGGGAAGGATCAGGAGTTTACCATCAACACACGTGGCGCGGGTGGCCAGGGCAAGGTTGATGTGAAGATCACCTCACCATCTCGACGGCCAATCCCATGCAAGGTTGAGTCTGGAACAGCCAATGAAGTGCACACTGTGAAGTACATCCCTCCGGAGGAAGGCCCATATAAAGTAGACATCAGTTACGATGGGAACCCTGTACCAGGAAGTCCTTTTACTGTAGAAGGGGTCATGCCCCCTGACCCCTCTAAA GTGCGAGCCTACGGACCGGGCCTGAAGGGAGGAACTGTGGGTAAACCGGCACCGTTCGCCATTGACACCAAGGGCGCCGGCACGGGGGGCCTGGGGCTGACGGTGGAGGGGCCGTGCGAAGCCAAGATCGAGTGCCAGGACAACGGAGACGGCTCGTGCTCCGTGTCGTACCTCCCCACGGAGCCGGGCGAGTACGCCATCAACATCCTGTTCGCAGACGCGCACATCCCCGGCTCGCCCTTCAAAGCCACCGTGCAGTCCGTGTTCGACCCGAGTAAGGTGACGGCCAGCGGGCCGGGCCTGGAGCGGGGCAAGGTGGACGAGGCGTCCCGCTTCACGGTGGACTGCTCCAAAGCCGGGGAAGCCGAGCTCACCATCGAGATCATCTCGGACTCGGGGGCCAAGGTGGAGGTGCACGTGCAGAACAATAGTGACGGGACGTACTCCATCACCTACATCCCGCCCTTCCACGGCATCTACACCATCACCATTAAGTACGGCGGCCACGCCGTGCCCAAGTTCCCCGCCCGTGTTCAGGTGGATCCCTCCGTCGACACCAGCGGGATCAAGGTTTACGGTCCAGGGGTGGAACCCAAAG gagtCCTCAAAGAAGTCACCTCACACTTCATCGTGGACACGCGTGCGCACAACAAGATGGGCGGCAACCACATCAAGGTCCGCATTGTCAACCCTTCGGGCGTTAACACGGAAGCCTACGTCACTGACGTAGGCGACGGAACCTATAGGGTGGAGTACACTGCTTATGAGGACG gtgtgcacCTGATCGAGGTGCTGTACGATGACGTGTCTGTCCCGAAGAGCCCGTTCAGGGTGATGGTGACCGAGGGTTGTGACCCTAGCCGCGTACGTGCCTACGGACCCGGTTTGGAAGAGGGTCTGGTCAACATACCCAACCGCTTCACCGTGGAGACCAG GGGTGCAGGCACTGGTGGTCTGGGTTTAGCCATCGAGGGACCCTCCGAGGCCAAGATGTCCTGTAAGGACAACAAGGACGGCAGCTGTAGTGTGGAGTACATCCCCTTCACCCCGGGAGACTATGACGTCAACATCACGTTCGGAGGCCTGCCCATCCCTG GCAGTGCCTTCCGAGTGCCAGTGAGAGAGCTGGTGGACCCCAGTAAGGTCAGGTGCTCCGGACCGGGCCTGGGCAACGCGGTGCGGGCGCACGTGCCCCAGACCTTCACCGTGGACTGCAGCAAGGCCGGCCTGGCCCATCTGGAGGTGCTGTTGTACGGGCCGAGTG GGGCGGCGGAGCCCGTCAGCGTCACAGACAACGGCGACGGCACGCACACTGTGATATACACCCCCGCCAAAGACGGCCCTTACACCGTGTGCGTCAAATACGCAGACCAGGAGGTTCCGCGCAG TCCGTTTAAGGTGAAGGCCCTGCCCGCTCACGACGCCAGTAAGGTTCGTGCCAGTGGACCTGGTCTCAACGCCTCGGGTGTGCCTGCCAGTCTGCCCGTGGAGTTCACCATCGATGCCCGCGATGCCGGCGAGGGACTCCTCACTGTCCAGATCCTG GATCCAGAAGGAAAACCCAAAAAAGCCAACATCAGGGACAACAGAGACGGGACGTACACCGTGTCCTACGTGCCAGACATGGCGGGCCGctacaccatcaccatcaaATACGGCGGCGATGAGATTCCCTACTCGCCCTTCCGCATCCACGCCTTGCCGTCCGGCGATGCCAGCAAGTGCCTGGTCACAG TGTCCATTGGAGGACATGGCCTAG GTTCAGGACTCGGATCCACCATTCAGATTGGCGAGGAGACCGTCATCACCGTGGACGCCAAAGCAGCAGGGAAGGGGAAGGTGACCTGCAAAGTGTCCACACCGGACGGCGCCGAGCTGGACGTGGACGTGGTGGAGAACTCGGACGGGACCTTCGACATCTACTACACGGCACCAGAGCCGGGGAAATACGTCATCACCATCCGCTTCGGAGGGGAGCAGATACCCAACAGTCCTTTCCACGTGGTG GCAAGCGAGGAGCGCGTGACGGCCATGAATGGCATGGAGCCGATGCTCCGCCCCTTCCACCTGCTCATCCCCTTCACTGTGCAGAAAGGAGAGATCACAG GTGAGGTGCGAATGCCGTCAGGTAAGACCGCCCGCCCTCACATCACTGACAACAAGGACGGCACGGTGACGGTGAAATATGCCCCCACTGAGAAAGGCCTGCACGAGATGGACATCAAATATGACAGCAACCACATCCCAG GAAGTCCACTGCAGTTCTATGTTGACGCCATAAACAGTGGTCATGTGACTGCTTTCGGGCCTGGCTTGAGTCACGGCACGGTCAACAAACCCGCCGTCTTCACGATTGTCACCAAGAACGCAGGGGAAG GTGGGCTGTCTCTGGCGGTGGAAGGCCCCTCAAAAGCAGAAATCAGCTGTAAAGACAACAAAGATGGCACATGCACGGTCTCCTACCTGCCTACCGCACCAGGAGACTACAACATCATCGTCAAGTTCGATGACAAGCACATCCCTGGGAGCCCTTTCACTGCCAAGAttacag GAGACGATTCTATGAGGACATCTCAGCTGAACGTTGGTACGGCAACAGACGTGTCTTTGAAGATCACAGAGACGGACCTGAGCTCACTCACAGCTAGCATCAGAGCCCCATCTGGCAACGAGGAGCCCTGTCTGCTCAAGAGGTTGCCTAACCGCCACATCG GTATCTCCTTCACCCCCAAGGAGGTGGGCGAGCACGTGGTGAGCGTGAAGAAGAGCGGCAAGCACGTGACCAACAGCCCCTTCAAAATCATGGTGGGCCAGTCGGAGATCGGCGACGCCAGCAAGGTGAAGATGTTTGGCAAGGGCCTGGTGGAGGGACGCACCTTCGAGGTGGCCGAGTTCATCGTGGACACCAGGAGTGCAG GCTATGGAGGACTGGGCCTGTCTATCGAGGGACCAAGCAAAGTGGACATTAACTGTGAGGACGTGGAGGACGGAACGTGCCGGGTGACCTACTGTCCCACAGAGCCAGGCACCTACATCATCAACATCAAGTTCGCTGATCAACACGTACCAG GGAGTCCGTTCACGGTGAAGGTGTTGGGCGAAGGCAGGATGAAGGAGAGTATCACCAGGAGGAGGCAGGCTCCGTCCATCGCCACCGTGGGCAGCACCTGCGACCTCAACCTCAAGATTCCAG GGAACTGGTTTCAGATGGTGTCGGCCCAGGAGCGTCTGACGCGCACGTTTACGCGCAGCAGTCACACGTACACGCGTACGGAGCGCACGGAGTTCAGCAAGACGCGGGCGGGCGAGACCAAACGGGAGGtgcgggtggaggagagcacGCAGCTCGGGGCCGACCCCTTCAGGGACGTGTTTGGAGGCTTCATGGGCCGCGACAACATGGGGCCCTTCAGCGGGGCCCAGGCCCGTCAacccgagg gcgAGACGAGCACTCAGGAGATGACGGCGCTGGTGACGAGTCCCAGCGGCAGGACGGGGGACGGCGAGATCGTGGAGGGCGAGGACAGCACGTACAGCGTGCGCTTCGTACCGCAGGAGATGGGTCCCCACACAGTCAGCGTGAAGTACCGGGGTCAACACGTGCCCGGCAGCCCCTTCCAGTTCACCGTGGGGCCGCTCGGGGAAGGAGGGGCCCACAAAGTGCGTGCCGGCGGCACCGGACTGGACCGAGGGGTGGCGGGAGTGCCCG CGGAGTTCAGTATCTGGACACGGGAGGCAGGTGCGGGAGGCTTGTCCATCGCTGTGGAGGGTCCCAGCAAGGCGGAGATCTCCTTCGAGGACAGGAAGGACGGTTCCTGCGGGGTGTCCTACGTGGTCCAGGAGCCTG GTGACTATGAGGTGTCAATCAAATTCAATGACGAGCACATCCCAGACAGCCCTTTCATCGTTCCCATAGCAACACTGTCCAGTGATGCCCGCAGACTTACTGTCACAAGCCTGCAG GAGATGGCTCTGCGAGTGAATCAGGAGGCTTCCTTCGCAGTACAGCTGAATGGAGCCAGAGGCGTGATCGACGCCAAAGTCCACACGCCCTCCGGCGCCGTGGAGGAGTGTTACATTACAGAACTCGACAACG ATAAGCACGCCATCCACTTCACGCCTCGGGAGAACGGCGTGCACTCCATCCACGTGTGCTTCGATGGAGGCCACATTCCCGGCAGCCCCTTCAAGATCCGCGTGGGCGAGCCGGGCCAGGCCGGAGACCCGGGCATGGTGTCGGCATTCGGGCCGGGCCTGGAAGGTGGAACCACCG GCATTCCCTCCGAGTTCGTCGTGAACACGTGCAATGCCGGTTCAGGCGCCCTGTCCGTCACCATCGACGGCCCCTCCAAGGTCAAGATGGACTGCCAGGAGTGTGCGGAGGGTTACAAGGTCACGTACATGCCCATGGCTCCCGGCAGCTACCTCATCTCCATCAAATACGGGGGGCCGCAGCACATCGTCGGCAGCCCTTTCAAAGCCAAAGTCTCCG GTGCGCGTCTGTCTGGGGGCCACAGCCTCCACGAGACCTCCTCAGTGCTGGTGGAGACGGTGACCAAGTCCTCCACCACAGCCggctccaccttctcctccctGCCCAAGTTTTCGTCCGACGCCAGCAAGGTGGTGTCCCGAGGGGCGGGCCTGTCCACGGCCTTCATCGGCCAGAAGAACATCTTCACAGTAGACTGCAGCAAAGCAG GAACAAACATGCTGATGGTGGGAGTTCATGGCCCGAAGGCTCCATGTGAGGAGGTCTACGTCAAACACATGGGCAACAGGATGTACAACGTCACCTACACTGTCAAGGAGAAAGGAGACTACATCCTCATCGTCAAATGGGGTGACGAGATGGTGCCCGGAAGTCCCTTCCGGGTCACAGTGCCTTAA